Within Candidatus Jidaibacter acanthamoeba, the genomic segment TATGAACCAAAAAGTATTACGGTAGATGCTAATCCCTCATATACTTTAGCTTTTACTCAATTACAAAAAGAAGGAAAATTTACCAATACAACTATAAGAAAGAACAAATATCTAAATAATATTATTGAGCAAGATCATAGACGGGTAAAATGGAAAACCAAAGATGCTATGGGTTATCATA encodes:
- a CDS encoding IS6 family transposase gives rise to the protein WYLDETYIKVKGKWLYLYRAIDSNKNTIDFYLSKTRNHKAAKLFLTKLLNKKNTYEPKSITVDANPSYTLAFTQLQKEGKFTNTTIRKNKYLNNIIEQDHRRVKWKTKDAMGYH